The Vulpes lagopus strain Blue_001 chromosome 14, ASM1834538v1, whole genome shotgun sequence genome window below encodes:
- the CCDC117 gene encoding coiled-coil domain-containing protein 117 — protein sequence MAALGRPFSGLPLSGGPDFLQPPPAFPGRAFPPGADGAELVPRPGPRAAPSPAGGSAARGRVSVRCKKKHKREEEEDDCPVRKKRLTEAGLCAGPNDWILCAHQDIESPGVNPCTSGLSAPGMLDVICEEMDQTTGEPQCEVARRRLQEIEDRIIDEDEEVEADRNINHLPSLVLSDTMKTGLKREFDEVFTKKMIESMSRPSMELVLWKPLPELLSDKPKPSSNAKNYTGESQTKHAAAGTAFPGRTELFLEPRQTGMPVYNSLETAACTEEEMEL from the exons ATGGCCGCGCTCGGCCGGCCCTTCAGCGGCCTCCCCTTGAGCGGCGGTCCGGACTTCCTGCAGCCGCCGCCGGCCTTCCCCGGCCGGGCCTTCCCGCCGGGAGCGGACGGCGCCGAGCTGGTTCCGCGGCCGGGACCCCGCgccgccccgagccccgcgggCGGGAGCGCGGCGCGCGGACG TGTTTCAGTGCGctgtaaaaagaaacacaagcgagaggaggaggaggatga ttgtccagtaagaaagaaaaggctaACTGAAgcagggctctgtgctggtcCTAATGACTGGATTCTTTGTGCACATCAGGATATAGAGAGTCCTGGAGTAAATCCGTGCACTAGTGGCCTCTCTGCACCTGGCATGTTAGATGTTATTTGTGAAGAAATGGATCAGACAACCGGAGAACCACAGTGTGAAGTTGCCCGAAGGAGGCTTCAAGAAATTGAGGACAG GATAATTGACGAAGATGAGGAAGTGGAAGCTGACAGAAATATCAATCATCTCCCCAGTCTTGTTCTTTCTGACACCATGAAAACCGGTTTGAAGAGGGAATTTGATGAAgtctttacaaagaaaatgattGAGTCCAT gaGCCGTCCTTCCATGGAGCTTGTTCTCTGGAAACCTCTCCCTGAACTCCTTTCTGATAAGCCAAAGCCGTCATCTAATGCTAAGAACTACACAGGAGAGAGCCAAACTAAGCATGCAGCTGCTGGCACTGCCTTCCCTGGGAGAACTGAACTGTTCTTGGAACCTCGGCAAACGGGGATGCCTGTTTACAATAGTTTGGAGACAGCTGCTTGCACAGAAGAAGAGATGGAACTCTAA